The genomic stretch ACCTTTTGTTGACAGTTTCATGGGTATACTCCTTGGCAGTACGACTGCTTGTTAATTCCCGACTGAATTACTTGGTATCTTAAGTAAACCCAGTGTTCTAGTCAAGAATATTTGCACCTAAAAGTTATACGAAATGTTAACAATAATAGAAGTTGTGTAAAGGCATTGTATGCTTTTTAAGGAAAAGTTCTACAAAAAATTTTCGTTTTCATGGTCGTAAGCGAAGCAATGGCCTTGTCGCCGTAAATAATTTGTCCACTTGTACAGGAATCGGTTCATTCGCCAGCGACACAGCAGCATGGTGTCGAGTTCCTTGCCCCAGTATTGTACAACCTCATCGGTAAGCCGACAGCGATGGCTAATAACTTCGGCTTGACGTGAATCGTGATAGACCCGGATCAGCATGTCAGGGCGGTTATCCTTAGCGCCGCTGTATTCATTGAACAAGTATGTCAGCATCAGCGTGGTGGTGTGGCGTGAATGTTCAATGACATGGGCAGCTACTGGAATCCCGTTGGCAACCCTCGATACCGAGGCTTCTGGCAATATACGGATGTCACCGCACAACAGACGCAACTGGATATAATTTATTTCGTACATTTCCATGAGTGCCGCGAAAGATTTAGGCAGTGGTGAGAAGCTGGTGGGTTGTTCTTTAACTAACATAAATCCATAATGGGTTGGTAATGTGTGCGGCTGCCATGCTGTGCAGAAAGAACCTTGATCCTAACAAAAACCAACGGGTAAGCGTACCATCATGACTATCCAGATCATCAAGACAACACCTTTCGACGACCAGAAACCGGGCACTTCCGGTTTGCGTAAAAGCGTCAAACAGTTCAAAAAGCCTGATTACCTGCAAAACTTTGTACAAGCCATTTTCAATACCCTGGAAAATGTGCCGGGTAGTACCCTGATTCTAGGGGGCGATGGGCGTTACTTTAACCGTGAAGCTATCCAGATTATCTTGCGCATGGCGGCGGCGACAGGTTTCGGACGGGTGATCGTGGGGCAGGGCGGTATCCTGTCTACCCCGGCGGCTTCCAATCTGATTCGCCAGTATCAGGCACTCGGCGGGATTATCCTCTCTGCCAGCCATAATGCGGGGGGGCCGGAAGGCGATTTCGGCATCAAATTTAACGGTGCTAACGGTGGCCCTGCGCCGGAGAGCATGACCGAGGCCATGTTTGCCGCCTCGAAACAGCTTCATGAATACCGTATTGTGCCGATTCAGCCGATTCCGGTCGACAAACTGGGCGTGTATCAGCTTGCCGGGATGCAAGTGGAAGTGATTGATTCGGTGAGTGCATATCAGACCCTGATGGAAAGCATTTTTGATTTCGACAAGCTTGCAGCAATGCTCAGCTCTGAGTCTTTCAAGATGCGTTTCGACGCAATGCACGCTGTCACGGGCCCGTATGCACACCAGATTCTGGAACAGCGTTTGGGCGCACCAGAAGGCACGGTCATTCATGGCTTACCACTGGCCGATTTTGGTGGCGGACACCCAGACCCCAATCAGGCACATGCCAAAGAATTGATGAGCTTATTGTATGCCCGCCAGTCAACGATGGACTTTGGCGCAGCCTCTGACGGCGATGGCGACCGCAATATGATTCTGGGCAAGCGTTTCTTTGTCACCCCTAGCGATAGTTTGGCAATACTAGCGGCGAATGCGCGGCTGATTCCCGGCTACCGTAACGGTATTGCCGGGATAGCACGTTCCATGCCGACCAGTCAGGCACCTGATCGGGTTGCGGCGAAACTCGGCATCCCTTGCTTTGAAACACCCACCGGCTGGAAGTTTTTCGGCAACTTGCTGGATGTGGGCAAAATTACCCTGTGTGGCGAAGAAAGTTTTGGCACGGGTTCTGACCATGTGCGCGAAAAAGATGGTCTATGGGCAGTGCTGTTCTGGTTGAACTTGCTGGCAGAAAAGCAGGACTCGGTAGAAAACATCGTGCGTAGCCACTGGGCAGAATACGGGCGCAATTACTATTCACGCCACGATTACGAATCCATTGATTTGAAGGATGCCAATGCGTTGGTGGATGCCTTGCAGGCGCAATTGCCAACGTTGGCAGGCAAGCCGTTTGGTAGTGGCTTGACGGTAAGTGCTGCGGATAACTTCACTTATACCGATCCAGTTGATGGTTCAGTCAGCAAGAATCAGGGTATCCGCATTCTATTCACCAATGGCTCACGCATCATTTTCCGTTTGTCCGGCACCGGTACACAGGGCGCAACCTTACGGGTATACCTCGAAAAATACGAAGCGGATACCGCCAAGCATAATCAGGATGTGCAAGAAGCCTTGGCAGACTTGCTCAATATTGCCCAACAAGTAGCACGGATCACCGAATTCACTGGGCGCGAAGCCGCCGACGTGATCACCTGATACCCATACTGTTGAGGTAATCGCGCACTTCGGCTGGTGAACCTGTAAACACCAGCCGATCCTGCTTTTTGCTGATCTGGTAATTGTACATCGGGTCGTAATAATCCAGCAGGATGAAGCGCACCAGATCGTAATGTGCCTCTGTTTTGCCGGTGCGTTTCTGCTGTATCAAGGCGTCCTGCATCATCCGGTGAGCTTTCTGGTAGCGCACCCCACCCAAGCGCCGCTGGATTTTAGCCAGACTGCCCAGCAAATACTGGCTGAATGCAGCAAACCCTGCTGCTTCATCGCCATGATGCAGCGCGGTGAAGGCTTGCAAATTATCCACCACGTATTCTTGGTAACTGATTTCGACACGCTCATCATTTGGCACTTGCATCAGCACCAAGGGTGCTTCGGAAAGCCTTTTGAAAAACGTTTCAGGTAAGTGTAATG from Thiothrix litoralis encodes the following:
- a CDS encoding DUF1249 domain-containing protein; this encodes MLVKEQPTSFSPLPKSFAALMEMYEINYIQLRLLCGDIRILPEASVSRVANGIPVAAHVIEHSRHTTTLMLTYLFNEYSGAKDNRPDMLIRVYHDSRQAEVISHRCRLTDEVVQYWGKELDTMLLCRWRMNRFLYKWTNYLRRQGHCFAYDHENENFL
- a CDS encoding alpha-D-glucose phosphate-specific phosphoglucomutase, with product MTIQIIKTTPFDDQKPGTSGLRKSVKQFKKPDYLQNFVQAIFNTLENVPGSTLILGGDGRYFNREAIQIILRMAAATGFGRVIVGQGGILSTPAASNLIRQYQALGGIILSASHNAGGPEGDFGIKFNGANGGPAPESMTEAMFAASKQLHEYRIVPIQPIPVDKLGVYQLAGMQVEVIDSVSAYQTLMESIFDFDKLAAMLSSESFKMRFDAMHAVTGPYAHQILEQRLGAPEGTVIHGLPLADFGGGHPDPNQAHAKELMSLLYARQSTMDFGAASDGDGDRNMILGKRFFVTPSDSLAILAANARLIPGYRNGIAGIARSMPTSQAPDRVAAKLGIPCFETPTGWKFFGNLLDVGKITLCGEESFGTGSDHVREKDGLWAVLFWLNLLAEKQDSVENIVRSHWAEYGRNYYSRHDYESIDLKDANALVDALQAQLPTLAGKPFGSGLTVSAADNFTYTDPVDGSVSKNQGIRILFTNGSRIIFRLSGTGTQGATLRVYLEKYEADTAKHNQDVQEALADLLNIAQQVARITEFTGREAADVIT